GACGCGCTGCGCATTCCGATTTCACCGGATGAGCCGATGCCGACACCCGATCAGCCCTATGTGCTGATCAGCCCGACTTATGCAGATGGCAACGGCAAGGGTGCCGTTCATCCGCAAGTCATCAGATTTCTGAACGATCCCGCCAGGCGCGCGCTGATCCGCGGCGTTATCGCCAGCGGGAATCGTAATTTCGGACAATTATTCGCCGCCGCCGGCGATATAATCGCCCGTAAGTGCAATGTGCCCCGGTTATACCGATTCGAACTGGCGGGCACCGATGAGGACATTGCCCGTGTCACCGAAGGGCTACAGCGATTCTGGAGAGAAACATGCTTGACGACCGCCTGAACCGTCCCAAGCCAGAGGCGACGGATTATCACGCGTTGAACGCGATGCTGAACCTGTATGACGATGCCGGGCAGATCCAGTTTGATGCGGACCGAAAGGCGGCGCGGCAGTATTTCCTGCAGCATGTGAACCAGAACACGGTCTTTTTCCACAGCCTTGATGAAAAGCTGGGGTATCTGGTGGAGGAAGGCTATTACGACCCCGCCGTACTGGACCAGTATTCGAAAAACTTCCAGCGCAAGATCTGGGACGAGGCTTATGGCAAGAAGTTCCGCTTCCCGACCTTCCTCGGCGCGTTCAAATACTACACCTCCTACACGCTGAAGACCTGGGACGGGCAGCGCTATCTGGAGCGGTATGAGGACCGGGTGGTCATGGTCGCGCTGACGCTGGCCCGCGGCGACGAAGAGCTTGCAACGCGGCTGATGGAGGAGATCATCGCCGGTCGCTTCCAGCCCGCGACGCCGACCTTCCTGAACGCCGGCAAGAAGGCACGGGGCGAATTCGTCTCCTGCTTCCTGCTGCGGATCGAAGACAACATGGAAAGCATCGGGCGCGGCATCAACTCCGCCCTGCAACTCAGCAAGCGCGGCGGCGGCGTGGCCCTGATGCTGACCAATATCCGCGAACATGGCGCGCCGATCAAAGGGATCGAAAACCAGTCATCCGGCGTCATCCCGGTGATGAAGCTGCTGGAGGACTCGTTCTCCTACGCCAACCAGCTTGGCGCACGTCAGGGCGCGGGCGCGGTTTATCTGAACGCGCATCACCCCGATATTCTGCGTTTCCTCGACACCAAGCGCGAAAACGCGGATGAGAAAATCCGCATCAAGACCCTGTCACTTGGCGTGGTGATCCCGGACATCACCTTCGAGCTGGCGAAGAAGAACGAGGATATGTACCTCTTCTCGCCCCATGACGTGGAAAAGGTCTATGGGATGGCGTTCTCCGACATCTCGGTGACCGAGAAATATCACGAGATGGTCGACGACCCGCGCATCCGCAAGAAGAAGATCAATGCGCGCGCCTTCTTCCAGACGATTGCCGAAATCCAGTTCGAATCCGGCTATCCCTATATCATGTTCGAAGACACGGTGAATTCCGCCAACCCGATTGCAGGCCGCATCGCCATGTCCAACCTGTGCAGCGAAATCCTGCAGGTGAACACGGCGTCGAAATATAATGAAGACCTGTCCTATGCCGAAATGGGTACGGATATTTCCTGCAATCTCGGCTCGCTGAACATCGCCAAGGCAATGGATAGCGGCGATCTGGGCGGCACGGTCGGCACCGCGATCCGGGCGCTGAACGCCGTGTCGGAAATGTCCTCGATCGACAGCGTGCCGTCGATCCGCAAGGGCAATGACGAAAGCCACGCCATCGGGCTAGGGCAGATGAACCTGCATGGCTATCTGGCGCGTGAGCGGATCCATTACGGCTCGCCCGAAGGGATCGACTTCACGAATATCTACTTCGCGACGGTACTGTATCACGCGCTGCGCGAATCCAATGCGCTCGCCCGCGAACGGGGGCGCAGCTTCGCCGGGTTCGAGGACTCGAAATACGCCGACGGCTCGTTCTTCGACAAATACACCGACCGCGACTGGCTGCCCGAAACCGACCGCGTGAAGGAGCTGTTCGAAACCGCCGGGATCGAGATCCCGACGCGCGAAGACTGGGCTGCGCTGCGCGAGGCGATCATCAAGGACGGGCTGTACAACCGCAACCTTCAGGCGGTGCCGCCGACCGGCTCGATCAGCTATATCAACTACGCGACCTCCTCCATCCACCCGATCACCGCCAAGATCGAGGTGCGCAAGGAAGGCAAGATCGGCCGCGTCTACTACCCGGCCCCCTATATGACGAACGACAATCTGGAGTTCTACCGCGACGCCTATGAAATCGGCCCGGAGGCGATCATCGACACCTATGCCGCCGCGACCCAGCATGTCGATCAGGGCCTGTCCCTGACCCTGTTCTTCCCCGCCGACGCGACCACCCGCGACATCAACCGCGCCCAGATCTATGCGTGGAAGAAGGGGATCAAGACCATTTATTATATCCGCCTGCGCCAGGCCGCCCTTGAAGGGACCGAGGTCGAGGGCTGCGTTTCCTGCACGCTGTGAAGGACAAGACCATGAAAGACGCCATCAATACCGCCCGCCCGGTGCCCGCCGCCGTCAACTGGAACCGGCTTCAGGACGACAAGGATCTGGAGATCTGGAATCGTCTGACCGCCAATTTCTGGTTGCCGGAGAAGGTGCCGCTGTCGAATGACATCCCAAGCTGGTCACAGCTCAAGCCGCAGGAACAGACGCTGACGATCCGGGTTTTCACCGGGCTGACACTGCTCGACACGATCCAGAACACGATCGGCGCGCCGTCGCTGATGCCCGATGCGCTGACCCCGCATGAGGAGGCCGTGCTGAGCAATATCTCCTTCATGGAAGCGGTTCACGCACGCAGCTATTCCAGCGTGTTCTCGACGCTGTGCCAGACGAGCGAGGTCGACGAGGCGTTCCGCTGGTCCTCGGAGAACGAGCAATTACAGGCAAAATCGCGGCTGATCCTCGACGAATATGACAGCGCCAGCCACCCGCTGAAGAAGAAGGTCGCCAGCGTCTTCCTGGAAAGCTTCCTGTTCTATTCGGGCTTCTACCTGCCGATGCACTGGTCGAGCCGCGCGCGGCTGACCAACACCGCCGACCTGATCCGGCTGATCATCCGGGATGAGGCGATCCACGGCTATTATATCGGCTACAAATACCAGCGTGGGCTGGAAAAACTGACCGAGGCAGAACGCGGAGAGCTGAAGGATTTCGCCTTCTCGCTGCTGTTCGATCTCTATGAGATCGAGGGGAAATATACCGAGACGCTGTATGATCCGGTCGGGCTGACCGAGGATGTGAAGCATTTCCTGCATTACAACGCCAACAAGGCGCTGCAGAATCTCGGCTATGAGCAGCTTTTCCCGGCTGAAACCTGCAAGGTTTCGCCCGCGATCATGGCCGCGCTGTCGCCGAATTCGGATGAAAACCACGACTTCTTCTCCGGCTCCGGGTCGAGCTATGTGATCGGCAAGGCGGTCGCGACGGAGGATGAGGACTGGGATTTCTGATCCGGTCCCGTGGATAAGCAGAATAAATAGGGGGCGCGCTTCGGCGTGCCTTTTTCCTGTGTGATCCGTGTATGCACGGCGTGTGCACAGCGTGTGCACCGGGTGTGCACGGGGTGGATGTGTTTGTGGTGCGCTGAAGCGCACCCTACGGCGCATTGTTAAAACCCGTAGGGTGCGCTTCAGCGCACCACAAATTTGACCATATCTTAACCGCCCCGTGCCATCATCCGGGCCATGTCGAATTATCATCGCCCCCGGATCCAAGGCGCCTGCATCTTCTTCACCGTCGCCCTCGCGCAGCGCGGAAGCAACCTGCTGGTCACCGAGATCGACCGGCTGCGTCACGCGACATCTCAGGCCAGACACCGGCGACCGTTCACGATAGATGCAATGGTGATCCTGCCCGATCACCTTCACGCCGTCTGGACCCTGCCGGAGCGTGACAGCGACTACGCGGTCCGCTGGGCCGCGATCAAGGCGGGTTTCTCGCGCGGGTTGCCGCCGGGGCGATTGCGGCACAGCCATGTCATGCGGCGCGAGAAGGGCATTTGGCAGAGACGGTTCTGGGAGCATCATCTGCGCAGCGAGCAGGCACGCATCGCGGCCATCCGGTATTGTTGGATCAACCCGGTAAAACATGGGTTGGTCGATACGCCGGAGGATTGGCCGTATTCGTCGTATCGCCGGGATGGGGGCAGTTGCGCGTAGGGTGCACTGTAGGGTGCGCTTCAGCGCACCGTTTACCAATCACCGCATACCTGATCCCACGCAATTTTGGTGCGCTGAAGCGCACCCTACGGTTTGGCATCGCGCAGCTCTCGCGACAACGTCAAATTATCAAATCACCGTATCCCGAAATAAGTGTACCCAGAGCGATTATCACTATCTCAAAGTAGAAGATCACAACCTCAGCTAAAATGACTTGATGGCCCCAACGCCGAGCGAGATGCATTGCAACTCCACGCTCATCCTGCTCTCGCCGCGCGGTCTCAAATTCAAGCATTTTCGGTCGCAAGAACGCAATCGAAATAACCGCTCCCGCGACCATCAAGCTACCGGCCCGCTGGAACTCGTCGGCATGTCCCCGAAAATAAATGATCGCAGCGAAGACGGATGGAACGAGAGAGACAAACGAGAAGAATAACCAGAAACCCCACCGGTACATTCGTCACCGCGTGAACTTCTTATATTTCACCCGTTTCGGTTCCACAGCGTCCGGGCCGAGGCGTTTGATCTTGTCGGCCTCGTAATCCTCGAAGTTGCCCTCGAACCATTCGACATGGGCGTTGCCCTCGAAGGCGAGGATATGGGTACATAAACGGTCGAGGAAAAACCGGTCGTGGGAGATGATAACCGCGCAGCCGGCGAAATCTTCCAACGCGGCTTCCAGAGCCTGCAGCGTTTCGACATCCAGATCGTTGGTCGGTTCGTCGAGCAGCAGCACATTGCCGCCGGATTTCAGCAGCTTGGCCATATGGACACGGTTACGCTCACCGCCGGAAAGCTGGCCGACCTTTTTCTGCTGATCGCCGCCCTTGAAGTTGAACGCGCTCGCATAGGCACGGCTGTTCATCTGAACGTCGCCGAGTTCGATCTGCTCGGCCCCGCCGGAGATTTCTTCCCACACGGTCTTGTCACCGGCCAGCGCGTCGCGGGACTGGTCGACATAGGACAGCTCCACCGTGTCGCCATAGGTGATCTCGCCCGCGTCGGGTTTTTCCTGCCCGGTCAGCATGCGGAAAAGGGTCGATTTACCGGCACCGTTCGGGCCGATCACGCCGACGATCCCGCCGGGCGGCAGCGAGAAGGACAGATCCTCGATCAAGAGCTTGTCGCCCATGGCCTTTTTCAGCCCCTCGACCTCGATCACCTTGCCGCCGAGGCGTTCGCCATTCGGGATGATGATCTGCGCGCGGCCGACCTTTTCGCGTTCGGACTTGCCCGCCATTTCGTTATAGGCGTTGATCCGGGCTTTCTGCTTGGCCTGACGGGCTTTCGCACCGGCGCGGATCCACTCCAGTTCGCGATCAAGCTGTTTCTGGCGCGCCTTGTCCTCGCGGGCCTCCTGCGCCATGCGCTTGGATTTCTGTTCCAGCCAGCTTGAGTAATTGCCCTCGTAGGGGATGCCACGGCCGCGATCCAGTTCCAGAATCCAGCCGGTGATGTCATCGAGGAAATAGCGGTCGTGGGTGACCACCAGGATCGTACCGGGATATTCGATCAGGTGCTTTTGCAACCAGGCGATTGTCTCGGCATCCAGATGGTTGGTCGGTTCGTCGAGCAGCAGCATGTCAGGCGCTTCCAGCAGCAGCTTGCACAGTGCCACGCGGCGGCGCTCCCCCCCCGAGAGGGTCGAGACATCGGCATCGTCGGGCGGGCAGCGCAATGCCTCCATCGCGACGTCGATCTGGCTGTCGAGATCCCAGAGGTTCTCCGCGTCGATTTCATCCTGAAGCTTCGCCATCTCCTCGGCGGTCTCATCCGAGTAGTTCATCGCCAGTTCGTTGAACCGGTCCAGCTTGGCCTTTTTCGCGGCGACGCCGAGCATGACGTTTTCGCGCACGTTCAGGCTTTCATCAAGCTGCGGCTCCTGCGGCAGATAGCCGACGCGCGCGCCCTTGGCCGCCCATGCCTCGCCCGAGAAATCCTTGTCGAGCCCCGCCATGATCTTCAGAAGCGTCGATTTACCCGCGCCGTTCACGCCGACGACGCCGATCTTGACGCCGGGCAGGAAGTTCAGGCGGATATTCTCGAAGACCTTCTTGCCGCCGCCGTAGGTCTTGGACACGCCGTCCATGTGATAGACGAATTCATAGGCTGCCATCGGGCGCTCCTGTCGGAAAAACGAGTTCGGAGTTATTTAGGCGATCATCGGGACGAATTGAAGCGCTCACTTGCACGGGCGGCGGCAAGACCGCCCCCGCACGGCAAAAACGGGGGGGCGATCCGCTTGTGGCGTTGATCCTGCACCTAGTCGGCGTCCCATTCGCGCAATGCGCCGTTCGGGGCGTATTCGGCTTCGAACCAGCGGCCTTCGGCATCGCGGGCGTCGATTTCGAAACCATCATCCTTGAACTCGATGCTTTCGAATACGCCATTTACCGGGAAACGGTCCGCGTTCAGCAGAACCTCCGGCAATACGGCACGCACCTCGGAGACGGGTGCGGGGCGGGAATGGCTGGCCTCGATCTCCTCCAGCGATCCGTCGCGATGAAAGTCGATTTCAATCCTGACACCGCCGGGCAGCGTGCCTTCCAGATCCGGGCCGCGGCGATTGCCCGGATTGATGTCGGTTTTCGACAGGGACAGCGTATGAGCGACCTTTTCAATCGCCGCCCGGTCGGGTGCGGTTTCCTGCCCGATCGCGGGCAAGACGAGCAATCCGGCGAGAAGCGGCGCGGTCAGATATTTCATTACAATCTCCTTCATTGCGGACTGTAGGGATCAGTCAATCAAGCAACGCGTGGGCTTGCGGGTGGTTTCCGCCGTCGGCCCGGACAAAACGGACCTGTCGGACGCGCGCGCAGATCAGCGCAGCGCGGCGTTGAAATCCCGGTCAAAATGCGATCTCAGAAAATCGTATTGGGCGGAAAAGCGGCGCGACAGAATCTCGCGGATCCCGGCATCGGGCATATTGTCGGGTTCGGGCAGCGAAAATACGCGGCGGTCCAGATCCGTGTAGTCATGCGGCGGCAGGTCGAGGAAGCGCTCGATACGGCGCATGAGGGACGCGGGCATGCTGGCGATATGGCCATAGGGCAGGACCAGCAGCCTGTCCGCGCCCAGCCGGGCTTGCCAGCGGGGCAGATAGGCGGCGTAGTCGCCACGGTCGGCCAACACCTGCTCATTCTCTGCCGCCTCAAACCATTCATCATCGGTTTCGGGTTTCTGCCCGCGCCGGTGCATGTTCATGCGCAGTTGCGACATGGCGCGGTCGACCGGGTCGCGGATCAGGTAGATGAACTGCGCGTCGGGCAGATAACTGGCGATGTGGTCGACGCCATCGTCAGGCAGGCAGGAATAGGCGGGGGTGATGTCCAGCGGGCGGGTGTTCGCGGAGGCCGGGGCGAAGATGCCGCGATACCAGTCATCGGTGAACGGCTCCCCCGCCAGCGCATCGAGCCAAGCGGCCAGTTGCGACGGTATCGGGCGGTTTTTGCGGCGAAACCGGCTGCGGACGGACCGGATAAAGCCCGCGACATGCTGCGGTGTCCATTTCCGGTGTCCTGGGCAGAACAGATGGTCGAAATAATGCGCCTCTTTCATCGGCGGCGCCCAGATGCCGGGATGCTGGGCAAGCGCCCTGTGCAGCCAGCTTGTGCCCGCCTTTTGCGCGCCGATGCCGATCACGCTGGGCAGGCGCGGTTGCGGCGGATCGAGCCAGAGTGGGGGCTGTTCATTCAGCCGCACTATGTGCGGGACGGACGGCGAGGTCGGCGCAGACGCCTCTGCCGCGCCGAGGGCGGCGTTGAACGCCTCGTCGAAATGCGCGCGCAGGAAATCATATTGCGCGGCAAAGCGGGCGCGCAGCATCCGCCGCCCTTCCTCCGGGAATTCGGGCGCGGCGCTGCCCTTGAACACATGGGCGGTCAGGGTGGGATAGTCATATTCTGCAATCCCCAGAAACGCCTCGACCTCGCGCATCAGCCCAGCCGGGTCGCTGGCGATGCGGCCATAGGGCAGGATCAGCAGCCGGTCGGGGCCAAAGCGCGCCTGCCAGCGGGGAATATAGGTGGCATAGTCGCCGTGATTATCCAGAACCGGATCGTCGAGATGGGCCAGATAGCCCTCCGGGGTCTTCGGCAGTGTCTTGTGGCGGCTGAGATTCATCCGAAGCTGCGAGATCGCCCGATCCACCGGATCGCGGATCAGGTAGATGAATTTCGCATTGGGCAGAAATGTCGCGACCTCATCGACAGCTTTTTCGGGCAGCGTCGAATATTCGGGTGTCGAATCCAGCGGCAGGGTGCCAGGCGGCGCGGGCGAGAAAATGCGGCGATACCAACCGGGGGTGAACATCTGTTCCGATGTCATCTCGTCCAGATAGCGCCGCATATCCTGCGGGATCGGCTCCCCCTTCGCGGTGGCGCGACGCTCGATCCCCTGAATGGAGCGTTTGAAATGCCAGGGCAGCCATTTCATGTTCTCCGGCACATGGCGGCCGTCGAAATAATGAAGCTCCTTGACGGGTGCTGCCCAGATTTTCGGATGCGCGCTAAGCTGAGTGTGCAGCCAGGTCGTGCCGGCCTTCTGGGCCCCGATGCAAACGACGCGCGGTTTGCGCGGTTTGCCGTCGGTGACCCAGCCCGTCA
The genomic region above belongs to Paracoccus sp. SCSIO 75233 and contains:
- the nrdF gene encoding class 1b ribonucleoside-diphosphate reductase subunit beta, with the protein product MKDAINTARPVPAAVNWNRLQDDKDLEIWNRLTANFWLPEKVPLSNDIPSWSQLKPQEQTLTIRVFTGLTLLDTIQNTIGAPSLMPDALTPHEEAVLSNISFMEAVHARSYSSVFSTLCQTSEVDEAFRWSSENEQLQAKSRLILDEYDSASHPLKKKVASVFLESFLFYSGFYLPMHWSSRARLTNTADLIRLIIRDEAIHGYYIGYKYQRGLEKLTEAERGELKDFAFSLLFDLYEIEGKYTETLYDPVGLTEDVKHFLHYNANKALQNLGYEQLFPAETCKVSPAIMAALSPNSDENHDFFSGSGSSYVIGKAVATEDEDWDF
- a CDS encoding transposase, with amino-acid sequence MSNYHRPRIQGACIFFTVALAQRGSNLLVTEIDRLRHATSQARHRRPFTIDAMVILPDHLHAVWTLPERDSDYAVRWAAIKAGFSRGLPPGRLRHSHVMRREKGIWQRRFWEHHLRSEQARIAAIRYCWINPVKHGLVDTPEDWPYSSYRRDGGSCA
- the nrdE gene encoding class 1b ribonucleoside-diphosphate reductase subunit alpha, coding for MLDDRLNRPKPEATDYHALNAMLNLYDDAGQIQFDADRKAARQYFLQHVNQNTVFFHSLDEKLGYLVEEGYYDPAVLDQYSKNFQRKIWDEAYGKKFRFPTFLGAFKYYTSYTLKTWDGQRYLERYEDRVVMVALTLARGDEELATRLMEEIIAGRFQPATPTFLNAGKKARGEFVSCFLLRIEDNMESIGRGINSALQLSKRGGGVALMLTNIREHGAPIKGIENQSSGVIPVMKLLEDSFSYANQLGARQGAGAVYLNAHHPDILRFLDTKRENADEKIRIKTLSLGVVIPDITFELAKKNEDMYLFSPHDVEKVYGMAFSDISVTEKYHEMVDDPRIRKKKINARAFFQTIAEIQFESGYPYIMFEDTVNSANPIAGRIAMSNLCSEILQVNTASKYNEDLSYAEMGTDISCNLGSLNIAKAMDSGDLGGTVGTAIRALNAVSEMSSIDSVPSIRKGNDESHAIGLGQMNLHGYLARERIHYGSPEGIDFTNIYFATVLYHALRESNALARERGRSFAGFEDSKYADGSFFDKYTDRDWLPETDRVKELFETAGIEIPTREDWAALREAIIKDGLYNRNLQAVPPTGSISYINYATSSIHPITAKIEVRKEGKIGRVYYPAPYMTNDNLEFYRDAYEIGPEAIIDTYAAATQHVDQGLSLTLFFPADATTRDINRAQIYAWKKGIKTIYYIRLRQAALEGTEVEGCVSCTL
- the ettA gene encoding energy-dependent translational throttle protein EttA, producing the protein MAAYEFVYHMDGVSKTYGGGKKVFENIRLNFLPGVKIGVVGVNGAGKSTLLKIMAGLDKDFSGEAWAAKGARVGYLPQEPQLDESLNVRENVMLGVAAKKAKLDRFNELAMNYSDETAEEMAKLQDEIDAENLWDLDSQIDVAMEALRCPPDDADVSTLSGGERRRVALCKLLLEAPDMLLLDEPTNHLDAETIAWLQKHLIEYPGTILVVTHDRYFLDDITGWILELDRGRGIPYEGNYSSWLEQKSKRMAQEAREDKARQKQLDRELEWIRAGAKARQAKQKARINAYNEMAGKSEREKVGRAQIIIPNGERLGGKVIEVEGLKKAMGDKLLIEDLSFSLPPGGIVGVIGPNGAGKSTLFRMLTGQEKPDAGEITYGDTVELSYVDQSRDALAGDKTVWEEISGGAEQIELGDVQMNSRAYASAFNFKGGDQQKKVGQLSGGERNRVHMAKLLKSGGNVLLLDEPTNDLDVETLQALEAALEDFAGCAVIISHDRFFLDRLCTHILAFEGNAHVEWFEGNFEDYEADKIKRLGPDAVEPKRVKYKKFTR
- a CDS encoding sulfotransferase encodes the protein MTGWVTDGKPRKPRVVCIGAQKAGTTWLHTQLSAHPKIWAAPVKELHYFDGRHVPENMKWLPWHFKRSIQGIERRATAKGEPIPQDMRRYLDEMTSEQMFTPGWYRRIFSPAPPGTLPLDSTPEYSTLPEKAVDEVATFLPNAKFIYLIRDPVDRAISQLRMNLSRHKTLPKTPEGYLAHLDDPVLDNHGDYATYIPRWQARFGPDRLLILPYGRIASDPAGLMREVEAFLGIAEYDYPTLTAHVFKGSAAPEFPEEGRRMLRARFAAQYDFLRAHFDEAFNAALGAAEASAPTSPSVPHIVRLNEQPPLWLDPPQPRLPSVIGIGAQKAGTSWLHRALAQHPGIWAPPMKEAHYFDHLFCPGHRKWTPQHVAGFIRSVRSRFRRKNRPIPSQLAAWLDALAGEPFTDDWYRGIFAPASANTRPLDITPAYSCLPDDGVDHIASYLPDAQFIYLIRDPVDRAMSQLRMNMHRRGQKPETDDEWFEAAENEQVLADRGDYAAYLPRWQARLGADRLLVLPYGHIASMPASLMRRIERFLDLPPHDYTDLDRRVFSLPEPDNMPDAGIREILSRRFSAQYDFLRSHFDRDFNAALR
- the nrdI gene encoding class Ib ribonucleoside-diphosphate reductase assembly flavoprotein NrdI, whose translation is MAQLVYYSSQSGNTAKFVARLGIDALRIPISPDEPMPTPDQPYVLISPTYADGNGKGAVHPQVIRFLNDPARRALIRGVIASGNRNFGQLFAAAGDIIARKCNVPRLYRFELAGTDEDIARVTEGLQRFWRETCLTTA